The Insulibacter thermoxylanivorax genomic sequence ACAGCGGCACGGGCCACAGCCCTTGGAACTGGTAAGAGCCGATCAGCTTGCCCCGCTTGCCTTCGATGAAGACCGGCGTGGCAAGCTGAGCTCCTTGTACGCGGATGAGCAGGGCCTCGACGATATGCATGATCCCGGCCAATGTCAGCAAGGACGGCATGTGCAAGTTCATCAGCGGTTGGATCCAGGGATACCAGTCCGCTCCTTTATCAATCCCCGGAACCCCGTTCAGCACGGTATTGATAACGCCAAGAAGCCCGATCACGTAAGCAAAGCATAAGAACCGCAAACGCAGCCATACGAGCAGCAGCGCGATGACCCACATATAGATCACAGCCAGCGGCTGCAGGGATGCGCCGACGAACGCCATAAGGAGGCTGCCGATGACGCCGCCCAGCAAACCCCAGAGCACAACCTTGATGCCTTCATTGAACATGGAGTGGATGCGGCTGGAGTACAGTCTGCGCTCGAAGAAGATCTGCTTCCGCAGTTGCAGCATCACGATCAGGACACCTAGATAGTAAAAAGGGTTGAGAAGCAAGCTGATCCCAGCTTGCCCCAACCTTTCAAGAAGACTGACGACGAATTCCATATGACAGGTCTCCTTTATGTGTCGATCCCTAAAGTCTGTCTCAAGTACTGCAGTGCCGCTTGCAGCTGCGTGTCATTAGCAGGGTCTTGGATTTGCTGAATCAATGCATCTTCCAGCTTCTCGGCCGTCGCACCATCGACTGCCCCCGTCGCCGGCAGTCCGTGCTCTTGTTGGAACCGTTCGACAGCTTCAGCCGTACCCGCACTGTAATATCCATCCATCCGATCCACGGGATAGCCCAGGGCATTCAGCATCAGCTGCAGGTTTGCCGTTGCCGCGTTGTTCTGATCCCGCTCCAGCACCGTATCCCGCGGTAACGGCGCAGCGTAGAAGTAATCCGGCAGCGGGACAACATGATCGGGTGTCACGCCGGTCTCATGGATGTAATTACCCTGAGGCGTCAACCACTTGGCGATCGTAATCTTCACGTTGCTGCCGTCTTTGAATCCCTTAGTATAGGTGGTCTGAACCGTTCCTTTACCGAAGGTGTTCACCCCGAACAGCTTGGCCCGCCCGTTCTCGCGCAGGGCTGCTGCGAGGATCTCCGATGCGCTGGCACTGCCCTCATTCATCAGGACGGCGAGTGGGATATCCAATCCATCGCCGGAAGCTACCGTTACTTGTTTCTCACCTTCCCGATTCTCGATCTGCACGATCGTCTCGCCCTCCGCAAGCAAGATATCCAGCAGATCGATCACGCTGTACAGATAACCCCCCGGGTTGTCGCGAACATCGATGATCAGCGCCTTCAAGCCTTGCTTCTTCAGCTCTTCTAGTTCCTCTTGGAAACGCTGATCGGAATTCTGCACGAACTGGCGAAGTTCGATCACGCCGATCCCGTCGTCCTCCATACGGGAGTAGACGGTCTCAACATCGATCTCGTCGCGGATGACGATGATCTCCAAGGGCTTCTCATAACCTTCGCGCATGATCTCCAGCTTCGCCTGTGTGCCCTTCGGTCCGCGAATCTTAGCGACGGCTTCACTCAGCGTCAGACCGGAGAGGCTCTCGTTATTCACCGAGAGGATGACATCCTTCGCCATCACCCCGGCCTTCTCCGCCGGCGAATCCTTAATCGCTGCGACGACGGTGACGCGTCCATCGATCATCGTCACCTCCGCGCCGATTCCCGAGAAGGTGCTGTCCACCGCGGCGGAGAACTGTGCCGCCTCCTCCGAATTCATGTAGGTCGTATACGGATCATCCAGGGCAGCCACCATGCCGCGGATCGCGCCGTCGATGAGCGCCTGGCGATCTACGTCTTCATAGAAGGACGTCTCGATCATCTCATAGACAAGCTTTAATTTATCCCAATCGGATTGACTGAACCCTCCGCTTTTGCTGCCATCGTCAAGCGCACTCTGAACGCCAGTTTCACGGTCAGCACGGTTTTCTTGGTTCACATCATTGGACATGGCATGTCGAGAATGGACGAACTCCATATAGGCAACGGTTAGCATGCTGCTGACCGCCATCGCTGCTACGATCATTAACGTAACCGTTCTGCCATGAAACTTTCTCATTGTAATCTACACCACCCGTTCCTGTACCAGTCACTGCATACCTTTGTAGTATATGACTGGTTCATTGGGTTTATTATAACATTTAATTAATGTATGGAGCAGGGTCTACGGCAACTTGATTGATCCGCACTTCAAAATGCAGATGGTTGCCCGTCGAACGCCCGGTGGAACCGACTTCGCCGATCTTCTCGCCGGCTTTGACCTTAGCGCCTTTCTTCGTAGAGATCTTGGACATATGCGCGTACAGCGTCCAAACACTCTGACCTTTCTCATTGTCGCCGTGGTCGATGATGACGTAGTTCCCGTAACCGTTCACCCACTGTGCGGCGAGTACGACGCCGTCCCCGGCAGCCAGGATATCGGTGCCCCCCGGTGCGGCAATATCTATTCCCGAGTGATGGGCACCCTTCTTGCCTGTAATCGGATCGACACGCGGTCCAAAATTGGAAGAGACGCGATATTTCTTAGGCAGCGGATAGGCCAGCTTGCCCGCCTTTGCCCGCAATGCTTGAGCTTTTTTGTTCAATTCGGCTTCCTTCGCCGCCAGCTCCATGACGAGCCGCTCTGCTTCCTCAGAGATATGCTCGTAGTGCTCTTCCTGCGACTGAATGCTGGCGATCTGTACCTCTCTCTGTCTGCGCAGTTCCTCTAATTCAATACGCTTCTTCTCCAGCTCGGCATACATGCCTTCCAGCATCGCCAGATGAGTTGCGATCTCCTGCTGTTTCTCTTCCTTGACGATCTTATCCGCCTTCTGTTCTTCCAGGATCTTCTGATCCTGCTTGACGATGATGTTCAGATAATGCATACGATCCAGGAAGTCCGAGAAACTCGCCGAGTTCATCAGCACTTCCAGATACTTAACCTCGCCTTTCTTGTACATCAGCCGAAGCCGGTCGCGGATCAGCTCGTCCCGCTCCTCGATCCGCTTGTTCACAGCCGCAAGCTGCTCATTCGCATCCATGAGGGCATTTTCCGTATCGAGGATCTGGGATTCCAGCTCCATCATCTCGAGGGAATTCTGTTCCAGATCCGCATTGATCCGGTTCAGATCCCGCAGCGTCTGATTCTTCTCCTGCTGAAGCTTGGAGAGCATGCGCTCTGCCTCTCTCTGTTCGCGAGCCTTTCTGGCGGCTTCTTGCTGAACTCTCTTCAATTCCTGCTGGACCTTCTCATACTCAGAGAGCGCATATCCCGGGGTCGATGTGAAGGTGAGTCCGACCAGCACGGCGATCAATATCATCGGAATGAAAGTCCTCTTCTTCAGCAACGGTAACTCCTCCCTGATCTGATTATCCCGGTATCTTATACCTTCAGGTGCTTGCGCACCGACATGAGCGTCCCTGTGACTCCGATCAATACACCCAAGCCGATCAACAGAGCCGAAAGCGGCACAGCGATATCCTCAAGCGGCCGCAGATTGATCATCGCCATGAAGCTGAGGTTGTCCCGCGGTGAATTCGTAATCCGGTCGTATCCGATGAGCAGCACCGCCAGCGGGATCACGGCGCCGATGAAGCCGACGATTGCGCCTTCGACGAAGAACGGCCAGCGGATGAAGCCGTTGGTGGCACCGACCAGTTTCATGATGCCGATCTCTCTGCGGCGGGCCATGATCGTCAGGCGAATCGTATTCGCGATGAGGAACATCGCTGTAATCGCCAGCCCGACGACGATCACCAGGCCGACGCGGTTGATGAAGTTACTGAGCGCAAACAGATCTTCCACGGTTTCTTCCCCGTAATTCACCTCGTCGATCGGCGGCGGATCGAACAGATCATTCAATCCGTAGATCTTCTCCGCCACCATACCCACCTGCTCCGGCTCCTTCACTTGCACGGTGAAGGCGTGCGGCAGCGGGTTGGTATCGCCTTCGAAGCCTTCCACCCATTCTTCGCCGATCGATTGCTTCAAGATCTCCAGCCCCTCATCCTTATGAACGAAGGTGATCCTGTCCACTTCCGGCATCGAACCGATGCTGTTCTGAATCCGGCTGACCTCTGAATCTTCGATGTCCAGATTCAGATAGACATGAATCTCAACTTGGCTTTCTACATGTTCTGCTATGTAGTTGACATTCGTGGTTAATAGAACGAATACTCCGAGGATAAACAGTGAGATGCCGATTGAGCTGAGTGAGGCGAAGGTCATCCAGCCGTTGCGCAGCATACTGCGGATGCCTTCACGAAGGTGGCGGCCCAAGGTGCTAATCTTCATAGCCGTACTCACCTCGCTGCTCGTCGCGCACGATGACGCCGTTCTCTATGGCGATGACGCGTTTGCGCATCGTGTTCACGATCTCCTTGTTGTGGGTGGCCATGACGATGGTGGTGCCGCGATAGTTAATCTCCTCCAGGAGCCGCATGATCCCCCAAGAGGTATCGGGGTCGAGGTTTCCCGTGGGCTCGTCCGCTACGATGACCGCCGGGTTGTTGACGATCGCACGGGCGATGGCGACGCGCTGCTGCTCCCCGCCGGACAGTTGGGACGGATAGGAATTCTTCTTATCTGCTAAGCCGACAAGTTCCAACACTTCAGCTGTGCGGCGCTTGATCAGCTTCGGCGGCGCTTCGATCACTTCCATCGCAAAGGCGACATTCTCTGCTGCCGTAAGCTTCGGCAGCAAGCGGAAGTCCTGGAAGATGACGCCGATATTCCTGCGCAGATACGGGATCTTGCGCCGTTTGAGCTTAGCCAGGTTGAAATTGTCGACGAATATCTGACCCTTGGTAGGGCGTTCTTCTCTATAAATCAATTTCATAAACGTGGATTTACCTGCACCTGATGGTCCTACAACGTAGACGAATTCATTGGAATCTACCTTGACCGAGATGCCTCGCAAAGCATGTGTACCGTCAGGGTATGTCTTCCAAACGTCTTGCATTTCTATCACAGTATCACATCCTGAACGTTGTTAGCTTTTATAATTTCGACACCTTGCGGCTAATTCCTTTAAGGAAATTGAAAAAACAACATATTCCAACGCAAATTGATCCGTCAGTCGCACATATGACACCAATGTCAGAAGAGGACCTGACTTCAAGCCGATCTCCGGTAGACTGCCCTCGAAAGCTTGCCTTCAAAAGCATGCTTTCGAATGAAATGCCTTCGAGATAGTGACACTTCAATTTCCGCTGTTTCCGGCAATATGCCTTTTTCTCGAAAATAGCAGAACCCAAACTTCCTCTATTGTTGGAAATCGGACGGAAACGGCAAGTTTTTGAGCCTATCTTCAAAAATAGCAGAAATCCGACTTCCCTTAAACCGCATAAAATTAACAATTCCGCGAAATAAGGCGATTTGGCTTCCTTTATTAATCCCTCAGCAGTCCGCCCGTCCCGCATCAGTGCCCGCCGAACCGCAGCCTTGTCACACTTCTGCAATCTGCTGCATATACATATCAACAGCGGCTTTCATCTCGCGGAAGGACACTTAACGCAAGCACACCTGACGCAAGGACGCGGCGCCTACGATATCAGATCCCGAGCAGGGGGCGAACCAGCCATGCAAGCGAAGTTTCAAAGGAACGTCAATCCCGCTTCCCATCGAAGAAGTCTAAAGTGGCTCTGGCTGCTGTTATTTTGTATCCTTCTTACTGTCGGAGCGGCATTCGCAGCCGTTCTTGCCGCCGTCGATCTAGACCGCGTGCCCAAAGGGGTGAATCTCGGAGAATGGGACCTCGGCGGTCTGCGAATCGAAGCCTTCCATGATCATCTGGAAGCCAGGATCGACGCGCTGCTGCATCAGCAGATCATCATCCAGTCGGATATCGATGAGGTGAAGGGCGCTTCTTTCACGCTCAAGGAACTGGGCGCCGCGGTTCAGGCGGACAAGATCCTGACGGATCTTCATGACCTGCAGCAAGGCAGCTGGTTCGAACGCCTGCGCAAACACTGGGCGATGCGCGGCTCCGCTTACTCGTTTCAAGTGGCGGTGGATGAACCGCTGCTCAAGCAAGCCCTCGAGGCCGAGTGGAACATGTTAACGCGGGAACCCGTCCCCGCCCGGCGCCTCATCAATGAACGCGATGAAGTCGTCTACATCCCCGAGGTGAACGCTTATCGCGCGGATCTCAAGCGGCTAAGCAGGGAAGTCCAAGCAGCGATCCTGCTTCACACCGACCTGCCGCTGACGCCGCCCCCGCCGATCCTCCTTGATCTGCCGATCGTGACGATCCGGCCGCCGGTTACTGTCGAGAGCTTGCGCGCTGAGGGCATCGAGCGCAAGATCGCGGAATACACCACATCCTATTCCGGCAGCAGTGCGGGCAGGGTGCATAACATCGAAGCGACGGCTTCCGTCATCAACGGCATGATCTTAGCGCCGGGCGACATCTTCGACTACGAACAGATCGTCGCCGCAACGGAAGTCGAGCACGGCTACCGCGAAGCGCCCGTCATCGTGAACGGCCGGCTGGTCCCCGGCATCGGCGGCGGCATCTGCCAGATCACCTCCACGCTGTACAACGCCCTGCTCAGGACCGATCTGGAGATCGTCGAGCGGCGGAACCATTCCCTCCCCGTCGGCTACGTTCCTCTAGGGCTCGACGCCACGTACGCCACCGGCTGGATTAATTTTAAATTCCGCAATAACACCGATGCCCATCTGCTGATCAAAGCCGAAACGAAGAACCACCAGCTGACCATCAAGCTGTTCGGCAAGATGCCAAGCTCCATCACCTACGAAGTCTCATCGAAAGTCGTCGAGATCGTGCCGCCTCCGGTGAAGGTTGTGGTCAATGCCTCATTGGCGCCGGGGCAAGAGCAGATCATCCAGAAGGGCAAACCCGGCTACATCGTCGAGACGCACCGCAAGGTATATGAACATGGGGAGCTTGTCCGCACCGAATGGATCTCGCGCGACACCTACCGCGCCCAAGAACAGCTGGTCGCCGTAGGACCGGATGGAGCGGAGCGCGATCAAGGCGACGGCGATGGCAGCGGCTCCCTGCCGGACAGCGATGCCGACCCCGATGCACATCCCGACACCGGACCGCATGCAGGCGGTAAAGAAGCGCCGGTCGAAGACGGCATCCAGAGCACATTTTAATGCTTAATAAAAATGCATCGGGCCTGCCAAGCGCACCCCTCGTGCCGCCGACAAACCCGATGCTCGCCAGTTCATAACACACGAACTAATCCTTGCTGTTGCACCCGTATGCATCTGCATGTGTGACGCCGTCATATCGCTGCAGCCCTATGCTCAAGATTCCAGCTGCAGATCCTTAAACCGTTTCATCCTGCCATTGTCCCAGCCGTTGATCCAGCCGTGCACCGCACGTTGCAGGGCTGTTTCGTTATCGCTGTTACATAACACTGTTTCATGTCGCGGATTCGGATCAATGTCCGCTCATTGGGCATTCTTCGCCGTGTATTCTTCAACCCAGCCGGCGGTGGCTGCGAGCATCGACTCCGCGCGGGCGATCGCATCGCGCACCTGATTCGTCGCCGTACCGCCGTATACATTGCGAGCATTCACCACGTTCATCGGCTGCAAGACGTCATAGATCTTCTCATCGAACAGCTTCGAGAACTGGTTAAACTCCGCCAATTCCAAGTCCAACAGATACTTGTTGTTCTGGATACAGTACAGCACGATCTTGCCGATAATCTCATGCGCCTGGCGGAAGGGAATTCCCTTGTTCACCAAGTAGTCCGCGATGTCCGTCGCGTTGGAGAAATCCTGGTACACCGCCGCCCGCATGCGATCGGCATTGACTTTCATCGTCGCGATCATCGGAGCCATGAGCTGCAGAGCTCCCTGCAGCGTGCGCACCGTATCGAACATGCCTTCCTTGTCTTCCTGCATGTCCTTATTGTACGCCAGCGGCAATCCCTTCAGCGTCGTTAGGAGACCGATGAGATGGCCGTATACGCGCCCCGTCTTGCCCCGCACCAGCTCAGCGACGTCGGGATTCTTCTTCTGCGGCATGATGCTGCTTCCCGTGCAGAAGGCGTCGTCCAATTCGATGAACTGGAACTCCGTGCTCATCCACAGGATCAGCTCCTCGCACAGGCGGGACAGATGCGTCATGATGAGCGCGGCCGCCGCCAGGAATTCAACGATAAAATCCCGGTCGCTGACTGCATCCAGGCTATTCTCATATACTCCATCGAAGCCCAAGAGTTCCGCCACATAGCGGCGATCGATCGGAAACGTCGTCCCCGCCAGCGCTCCAGCACCGAGCGGCAAGACATTGATCCGCTTGTAGCTGTCCTGCAGCCGCTCGATATCCCGCTGGAACATCGAGACATAAGCCATCATATGATGGGCGAAGGAGATCGGCTGAGCGCGCTGCAGATGGGTATATCCCGGCACGATCGTCTCCACATTCGCCTTGGCTTGCTCGATCAGGGCTTCCTGCAGTTTGTGCAGCAGGCCGACGATCTCCACGACCCGCTTGCGCAGGTACAGGTGCATGTCCGTCGCGACCTGATCGTTGCGGCTGCGGCCGGTATGCAGCTTGCCGCCGACGGGCCCGATGTCCTCGATCAGCATCTTCTCGATGTTCATATGAATATCTTCGTCTGCGATCGAGTACTCCACCTCTCCCCTGCGGATGCGCTGCAGGATGCGGTGCAAGCCCTCCTGAATCTTCTCCACATCTTCCTGCGGCAGGATGCCGCACTTGCCGAGCATCGCCACATGGGCGAGGCTGCCCTGCACATCCTCTTCGGCTAATTCTTTATCGAAGGTGATCGAGGCTGTATATTCCTCCACCAACTGATCCGTCTTCTTCGTAAAACGTCCGCCCCATAACTTCGACATGCTCCATGACCCCTTTCTGCTGTCACCATCCGACCGCTTGCAAGCAGTCAGCCGAGCACCCGCAGCATAGATCCCTGCAGATGCAGATCACTTCAGCGATAAGCCTGTTTCATCCATTCCTTTATATACAAGAAAATCCTGTCGAACTCAACAACGAACCGTCAAAAAGATCCCTCATCCTGCGACAAAAATTACAGCCTGCGTCCTAGACGGCCTAATAGCCGGCAGCATCACCCAGAACTGCATCCGCGCAACAATAAAACCGGGTGCGCATTCGCCCTGCCGCACCCGGTGGACAGTCGTGGAATTCCGCAGCAAATCTTGCTGATCCACAAACCTTACTGCAGCGAGTCTTACTGCTTCTGTGAGCCTTACTTCTTCTGCTGCTCGACCCCGCTCGCGATCTTCAAGCGCAGAGCATGCAGGCGGATAAAGCCCGTGGCATCGTTCTGGTTGTATGCCTGTGCCGGGTCCGCCTCCATCGTCGCGATATCGGGATTGTACAGGCTGACAGGGCTCTTCACGCCGGCGCTGATCACATTGCCCTTATACAGCTTCAAACGAACGGTTCCTGTCACATTCTTCTGACTCTCCGTGACCAGGGCTTGCAGGGCATACCGCTCCGGCGCGAACCAGAAGCCGTTGTACACCAGCTCAGAATAACGCGGAATGAGGGAATCCCGCAGATGCATGACCTCGCGGTCCATCGTCAGCGACTCCATCTTGCGATGCGCGACGAACAAGATGGTGCCGCCCGGCGTCTCATAGACCCCGCGGCTCTTCATGCCGACGAAGCGGTTCTCCACCATATCGACGCGGCCGATGCCGTGCTTGCCGCCGAGTTCATTCAGCTTCTCCATCACGCCCAGCGGGCTCAGCCGTTCCCCGTTAATCGCGATGCAGTTCCCCTGCTCGAATTCCAGCTCTACGTACTCCGGCTCATCGGGCGCATCTTCCGGCGATACGCTCAGTAAGTACATATCCTTCATCTCTTCGGAGCTGGCATCGAACCATGGATCCTCCAGCACTCCCGACTCATAGCTGATATGCAGGAGGTTGCGGTCCATGGAGTACGGTTTCTCCGCCGTTGCCACAACGGGGATCCCGTGCTCCTCCGCATAGGCGATCATCTCCGCCCGTCCCGGGAAGCGCTCGCGGAATTCATCCATCCGCCACGGCGCGATCACCTCCAGCTCCGGTGCCAGCGCCGCTGCCGCCAATTCGAAACGCACCTGGTCATTGCCTTTGCCTGTCGCGCCGTGGGCAATCGCATCGGCGCCTTCCTGCCGCGCGATCTCCACCATCCGCTTGGTGATCAGCGGCCGCGCGATGCTCGTGCCGAGCAGATACTGCCCCTCATACAGAGCACCTGCTTGGAACATCGGGAAGATGAAGTCCCGCGCGAATTCTTCGCGCAGATCATCGATATAAACCTTCGAAGCACCGGTGGCCAGAGCCTTCTCCTCCAGCCCCTCCAGCTCTTCCTTCTGTCCGATGTCCGCGGTGAAAGCGATGATCTCCGCGTCATATTTCTCCTTCAGCCAAGCCAGGATCACCGATGTATCCAGGCCGCCGGAGTATGCCAGTACGATTTTTTTCTTCGCCATCTCAGCCATCTCCCTTATCTATAACTTATCCGCATTACATAATCGCTGCCATGATCGCCTTCTGCGCATGCAGACGGTTCTCCGCCTGATCGAAGATGATCGAGTTCGGACCGTCGATGACCGATTCCGCCACTTCCTCTCCGCGGTGTGCCGGCAGGCAATGCATGAACAGATAATCCTGCTTCGCATAGCGGACGAGGTCATCGTTCACCTGATAATCGCGGAAGGCCTTCTCCCGCTCTTCCTGTTCCTGTTCGAAGCCCATGCTCGCCCACACGTCCGTGTAGATGATATCCGCATCCGCCGCCGCTTCCTTCGGATCGCGGTGCAGCGTGATCCGGCCGCCGGTCTGCTCCGCCTGCTCCTGCGACATCTTCACGATCTCCTCATCCGGCTCGTAGCCTTCCGGCGTCGCCACAGCGACATGTACGCCGAGCTTGCTGCCGCCCATCATCAGCGAATGGGACATGTTATTGCCATCGCCGATATAGGCGAGTTTCAACCCTTCCAGCTTGCCCTTCTTCTCGTAGATCGTCTGATAGTCCGCCAATGCCTGGCAAGGATGCATCAGATCCGTGAGGCCGTTGATGACGGGGATCGTCGCCCCCCGCGCCAGTTCGATCACCGTCTTGTGTGCATAAGTGCGGATCATGATGCCGTTCAAGTAACGCGACAGCGTCTGCGCCGTGTCCATGATCGTCTCCCCGCGGCCGAGCTGCAGATCTTGACCGCTTAAGAACAGCGCTTGACCGCCCAGCTGATACATCCCGACCTCGAAGGAGACACGGGTACGGGTAGAATTCTTCTCGAAGATCATGCCCAGCGTCTTGCCGCGCAGCGGCTGATACACTTCTCCTGCCTTCTGCATGCGCTTGAGTTCGATCGCTTGTTGGATCAGATAGCGCAGCTCCTCCGGTGTATAATCGATCAACGCGATAAAATCGCGGCCCTTTAGCCCCAGTGCGATTTCTTCTTTCTGGGTTTCCGTCAACATCTGGTTCATGTAGTACCCTCCTTAGGATCGCTGGCTTCGAAATACGCGTGTGAGGATCTGAATGCCCTGTTCAGCCTCCTCCTTGGTCAGCAGGAGATTCGGCAGCAGACGAACGACGTTCGGCCCTGCAGGCACGACGAGCAGCCGCTCTTCATGGGCGGCCTTGATCAGGTCCGCTGCTGGTCCCTTGCAGACGACGCCGATCAGCATGCCGAGCCCGCGCACTTCCTGTACATACGGATGCCCGCCGAGTTCCTCCCGCAGCCTGCCGAGGAGATACTCGCCCATCTGCCGGGCCTGCTCCGGCACCCGGTGCTCGATCATATACGTCAGCACCGCCTTCGCTGCCGCCGTTGCGATCGGCGTGCCGCCGAAGGTCGTCGCATGGCTGCCCGGTCCGAAGGCTTCAACAAGCTTCGCCTTGCTCAGCATCGCGCCGATCGGGAAGCCGTTGCCGAGGCCCTTCGCGACGGTGAAGATATCGGGCTCGATGCCGTACTGCTCATAAGCAAATAACGTGCCGGTGCGTCCCATGCCCGTCTGCACCTCATCGAAGATGAGCAGAAGATCATGCTCATCGCACAGCCGGCGCAGCTGCTGCACGAATTCTTTATCAGCCGGGATAACGCCGCCTTCCGCCTGCACGAGCTCCAGCATCACTGCACAAGTGCGCTCATTGATCGCTGCCTTCACCGATTCGAGATCATTGTACAAAGCTTCGCAATAGAAGCCCTCCGGAAGCGGAGCGAATCCGTCCTTCACCTTGTCCTGGCCCGTCGCTGTCAGCGTCGCCAGCGTCCGGCCATGGAAGGACTGCTTGAAGGTGATGATCTCATAGCGGTTCTCGCCGCGGACATGCTGATAATAGCGGCGTGCCAGCTTGATCGCCGCTTCATTGGCCTCCGCGCCGCTGTTGCAGAAGAACACCAGATCCGCACAGGTATGCTCGGTGAGCAGCGCCGCCAGCTCTTGCTGCGGAACCGTGTGGAACAAGTTCGACACATGCCACAGCTCGTCGAGCTGCTTCTTAAGCGCTTCCTTCACCGGCTCGAAGCTGTGGCCGAGGTTCGTCACCGCCAGCCCGCTCGAGAAGTCGAGATATTCTTCCCCCTGTGCGTCCCACAGCTTGCTGCCAGCCCCGCGGACGATCGTCAGCGGATAGCGGGCATACGTCGGGAACATCGCCTGATTCACGCTTCCGTTCTCCACCGCATTCACTCCTCACCTTATCTCAAATATATCAAATAACGCCCGCAACAAGCACGGGTCCCATTATATTTCCTGTTATGATGCCTTCCCTGCTTCTCGATCAGCCTTCCTTGATAATCCGCGTGCCAAGCGCTTCTCCGCCCAGGACACGGCTCAGCACCCGAGGCTCCGCGCCGTCGACGATGACGACTTCCTGCACATCGCCTTGGATGCACTGGATCGCCGCGCGCACCTTCGGGATCATCCCGCCGTAGATCTCGCCGCTTGCGATCATCTCTTCGATCTCCTGCAC encodes the following:
- a CDS encoding VanW family protein; amino-acid sequence: MQAKFQRNVNPASHRRSLKWLWLLLFCILLTVGAAFAAVLAAVDLDRVPKGVNLGEWDLGGLRIEAFHDHLEARIDALLHQQIIIQSDIDEVKGASFTLKELGAAVQADKILTDLHDLQQGSWFERLRKHWAMRGSAYSFQVAVDEPLLKQALEAEWNMLTREPVPARRLINERDEVVYIPEVNAYRADLKRLSREVQAAILLHTDLPLTPPPPILLDLPIVTIRPPVTVESLRAEGIERKIAEYTTSYSGSSAGRVHNIEATASVINGMILAPGDIFDYEQIVAATEVEHGYREAPVIVNGRLVPGIGGGICQITSTLYNALLRTDLEIVERRNHSLPVGYVPLGLDATYATGWINFKFRNNTDAHLLIKAETKNHQLTIKLFGKMPSSITYEVSSKVVEIVPPPVKVVVNASLAPGQEQIIQKGKPGYIVETHRKVYEHGELVRTEWISRDTYRAQEQLVAVGPDGAERDQGDGDGSGSLPDSDADPDAHPDTGPHAGGKEAPVEDGIQSTF
- the argH gene encoding argininosuccinate lyase, with translation MSKLWGGRFTKKTDQLVEEYTASITFDKELAEEDVQGSLAHVAMLGKCGILPQEDVEKIQEGLHRILQRIRRGEVEYSIADEDIHMNIEKMLIEDIGPVGGKLHTGRSRNDQVATDMHLYLRKRVVEIVGLLHKLQEALIEQAKANVETIVPGYTHLQRAQPISFAHHMMAYVSMFQRDIERLQDSYKRINVLPLGAGALAGTTFPIDRRYVAELLGFDGVYENSLDAVSDRDFIVEFLAAAALIMTHLSRLCEELILWMSTEFQFIELDDAFCTGSSIMPQKKNPDVAELVRGKTGRVYGHLIGLLTTLKGLPLAYNKDMQEDKEGMFDTVRTLQGALQLMAPMIATMKVNADRMRAAVYQDFSNATDIADYLVNKGIPFRQAHEIIGKIVLYCIQNNKYLLDLELAEFNQFSKLFDEKIYDVLQPMNVVNARNVYGGTATNQVRDAIARAESMLAATAGWVEEYTAKNAQ
- the ftsX gene encoding permease-like cell division protein FtsX; the encoded protein is MKISTLGRHLREGIRSMLRNGWMTFASLSSIGISLFILGVFVLLTTNVNYIAEHVESQVEIHVYLNLDIEDSEVSRIQNSIGSMPEVDRITFVHKDEGLEILKQSIGEEWVEGFEGDTNPLPHAFTVQVKEPEQVGMVAEKIYGLNDLFDPPPIDEVNYGEETVEDLFALSNFINRVGLVIVVGLAITAMFLIANTIRLTIMARRREIGIMKLVGATNGFIRWPFFVEGAIVGFIGAVIPLAVLLIGYDRITNSPRDNLSFMAMINLRPLEDIAVPLSALLIGLGVLIGVTGTLMSVRKHLKV
- the ftsE gene encoding cell division ATP-binding protein FtsE, with product MIEMQDVWKTYPDGTHALRGISVKVDSNEFVYVVGPSGAGKSTFMKLIYREERPTKGQIFVDNFNLAKLKRRKIPYLRRNIGVIFQDFRLLPKLTAAENVAFAMEVIEAPPKLIKRRTAEVLELVGLADKKNSYPSQLSGGEQQRVAIARAIVNNPAVIVADEPTGNLDPDTSWGIMRLLEEINYRGTTIVMATHNKEIVNTMRKRVIAIENGVIVRDEQRGEYGYED
- a CDS encoding S41 family peptidase; translation: MRKFHGRTVTLMIVAAMAVSSMLTVAYMEFVHSRHAMSNDVNQENRADRETGVQSALDDGSKSGGFSQSDWDKLKLVYEMIETSFYEDVDRQALIDGAIRGMVAALDDPYTTYMNSEEAAQFSAAVDSTFSGIGAEVTMIDGRVTVVAAIKDSPAEKAGVMAKDVILSVNNESLSGLTLSEAVAKIRGPKGTQAKLEIMREGYEKPLEIIVIRDEIDVETVYSRMEDDGIGVIELRQFVQNSDQRFQEELEELKKQGLKALIIDVRDNPGGYLYSVIDLLDILLAEGETIVQIENREGEKQVTVASGDGLDIPLAVLMNEGSASASEILAAALRENGRAKLFGVNTFGKGTVQTTYTKGFKDGSNVKITIAKWLTPQGNYIHETGVTPDHVVPLPDYFYAAPLPRDTVLERDQNNAATANLQLMLNALGYPVDRMDGYYSAGTAEAVERFQQEHGLPATGAVDGATAEKLEDALIQQIQDPANDTQLQAALQYLRQTLGIDT
- a CDS encoding murein hydrolase activator EnvC family protein, translated to MLKKRTFIPMILIAVLVGLTFTSTPGYALSEYEKVQQELKRVQQEAARKAREQREAERMLSKLQQEKNQTLRDLNRINADLEQNSLEMMELESQILDTENALMDANEQLAAVNKRIEERDELIRDRLRLMYKKGEVKYLEVLMNSASFSDFLDRMHYLNIIVKQDQKILEEQKADKIVKEEKQQEIATHLAMLEGMYAELEKKRIELEELRRQREVQIASIQSQEEHYEHISEEAERLVMELAAKEAELNKKAQALRAKAGKLAYPLPKKYRVSSNFGPRVDPITGKKGAHHSGIDIAAPGGTDILAAGDGVVLAAQWVNGYGNYVIIDHGDNEKGQSVWTLYAHMSKISTKKGAKVKAGEKIGEVGSTGRSTGNHLHFEVRINQVAVDPAPYIN